From Solidesulfovibrio carbinoliphilus subsp. oakridgensis, the proteins below share one genomic window:
- a CDS encoding D-glycero-alpha-D-manno-heptose-1,7-bisphosphate 7-phosphatase, with protein sequence MAPTIRNVLLDRDGTIIEDRHYLSNPDGVVLVPGAGEALGRLTRAGARLFCVTNQSGLGRGYFKQSDFEAVQARLLALLEPHGAVLADTAFCPHGPDDGCPCRKPAIGLFAALAGRYGLVPAETAVIGDKASDIHFGLALGSPLTILVATGHGTEQAAACGLPGLEAPLLVLADRRPGWPHVLARDLPAAAAYLLDEGFLPAALP encoded by the coding sequence ATGGCCCCGACCATCCGCAACGTGCTCCTGGACCGCGACGGCACCATCATCGAAGACCGGCACTATCTTTCCAACCCGGACGGCGTGGTCCTGGTTCCGGGCGCGGGCGAGGCCCTTGGCCGCCTGACCCGGGCCGGGGCCCGGCTTTTTTGCGTCACCAACCAGTCCGGCCTCGGCCGGGGCTATTTCAAACAATCGGATTTCGAGGCCGTCCAGGCCCGGCTGCTGGCCCTGCTCGAACCACATGGCGCGGTCCTTGCAGACACGGCCTTTTGCCCCCACGGCCCGGACGACGGTTGTCCCTGCCGCAAACCCGCCATCGGCCTCTTCGCGGCCCTGGCCGGCCGGTACGGCCTCGTGCCGGCGGAAACGGCAGTCATCGGCGACAAGGCCTCGGACATCCATTTCGGCCTGGCCCTCGGCTCGCCGCTGACCATCCTGGTCGCCACCGGCCACGGAACCGAGCAAGCCGCCGCCTGCGGCCTGCCGGGGCTTGAGGCCCCCCTGCTCGTCCTCGCCGACCGACGGCCCGGCTGGCCCCACGTCCTGGCCCGGGACCTGCCGGCGGCGGCCGCCTACCTGCTGGACGAAGGGTTTCTTCCGGCCGCCCTCCCGTGA